In the Gemmatimonadota bacterium genome, one interval contains:
- a CDS encoding DUF3187 family protein, with the protein MAGFPIQRIRVEERLLNAARVLNAPRLRDATGMLHAAGMLNAARKLRRAVVCSLLLLAFPASPAYTQSPATGPFMQRDQFPVRMLFLGLRPESGHLLPRRSIQWAVQFDYANTYASTFPVGDTLIADDYYRAAPADEYRLYVDTESLRLSVDLDWRVASRLQVGMTLPFLKHGGGFLDGVIEGFHGAFNLTNGGREWAPRNDYGVFVVRNRRFWIRSVESTAFRPGDLVLRMKTPLNLGREGFDLAFAGAVKLPTGNLETLTGSGGWDLQAALFATWRPGWSKQDMVFHVNLAHSRLGKPTQGEGFPLRSITTLVLAFEYRTTGRLAALLQTLVNIGPFPSSRLGPLNRTAIEATAGVRYALSESLSLDAGLTENLSQYQNTPDVGLHIGIVWRTP; encoded by the coding sequence ATGGCCGGGTTTCCCATACAACGTATCCGGGTAGAAGAGCGCTTGTTGAACGCGGCTCGCGTTCTGAACGCGCCTCGTCTGCGGGACGCGACCGGCATGTTGCACGCGGCCGGCATGTTGAATGCGGCTCGCAAACTGCGCCGGGCGGTTGTCTGCAGCCTCTTGCTGCTCGCCTTCCCCGCTTCTCCCGCCTACACCCAGTCCCCGGCCACCGGCCCCTTCATGCAGCGCGACCAGTTCCCCGTAAGAATGTTGTTCCTCGGACTGCGCCCGGAGTCCGGGCACCTTCTTCCGCGCAGATCAATCCAGTGGGCTGTTCAGTTCGACTACGCCAATACCTACGCGAGCACCTTTCCCGTGGGCGATACTCTGATCGCCGACGACTACTACCGGGCCGCGCCGGCGGACGAGTATCGGCTTTACGTGGATACGGAATCCCTGCGACTGTCGGTGGACCTGGACTGGCGGGTCGCGTCGAGGCTGCAAGTCGGCATGACACTGCCTTTCCTGAAGCACGGCGGCGGTTTTCTGGACGGCGTGATAGAGGGGTTCCACGGCGCGTTCAACCTGACCAACGGGGGCCGGGAGTGGGCTCCCAGGAACGACTATGGCGTATTCGTCGTACGGAACCGCCGTTTCTGGATCCGGAGCGTGGAGTCCACCGCCTTCCGACCGGGAGACCTCGTGTTACGGATGAAGACTCCGTTGAACCTAGGCAGAGAGGGATTCGATCTGGCCTTTGCCGGCGCCGTGAAGCTGCCCACGGGCAACCTGGAAACGCTGACCGGTAGCGGGGGATGGGATCTCCAGGCGGCGTTGTTCGCAACCTGGCGTCCTGGATGGTCGAAGCAGGACATGGTCTTTCACGTCAACCTCGCCCACAGCCGGCTGGGCAAACCGACCCAGGGCGAGGGGTTCCCCCTGCGGTCCATCACGACGCTCGTACTGGCCTTCGAATACCGGACCACGGGCCGGCTCGCGGCGCTGCTCCAGACGCTGGTCAACATCGGTCCCTTTCCCAGCAGCAGGCTGGGACCCTTGAATCGCACGGCCATCGAGGCGACCGCCGGCGTGCGGTACGCCCTGTCCGAGTCGCTGTCGCTCGATGCCGGTCTGACCGAAAACCTCAGCCAGTACCAGAACACCCCCGATGTGGGGCTGCATATCGGTATCGTATGGAGGACGCCCTAG
- a CDS encoding biotin/lipoyl-binding protein, protein MKKKVHFMCTTFRDGFQSVYGARVFTRDFMPAVEAARDAGIDYFEAGGGALFQSPYFYCNEDAFERMDAIREAVGPDANLQTLSRGVNVVGLDSQPSDIIRLHAELFKKHGMTTIRNFDALNDVENLVHSGRCITEAGLRHQVCVTVMELPPGCAGAHDAAFYTDTFRKILDADIPFDSVCFKDASGTAVPSKVFESVKAARKLLPEGTWIHYHTHDTVGISVAAYQAALEAGADAIDLAFAPVSGGTSQPDILVMWHALRGTDYDLDIDPDGVREAAEILKECMEDYFLPPEAVAVEPLLPWSPMPGGALTANTQMLRDNGIMDRYPAIIKAMSEVVEKGGYGTSVTPVSQFYFQQAFNNVMMGPWKKIAEDYGRMVLGYFGRTPVPPDPVVVNIASEQLGLPPNRRPVLELNDNDPKKGVEAARSALKEAGIEDTDENIFIVAACGERGLAFLKGEGFIGVRKKSPADQEVPEEDAMASTDGPRGYQVTVNGRSYALRIEGKTAIVNGKAYDVDLQPDQSEAATEAAERAGTTPVIAPIPGKVLKVAVTPGQAVAEGDVIVVLEAMKMEMQVTADVAGTVTHVSINPGVQVIAGQTLAYLG, encoded by the coding sequence GTGAAGAAAAAAGTCCATTTCATGTGCACCACGTTCCGCGACGGATTCCAGTCCGTTTACGGCGCGCGCGTCTTCACCCGGGACTTCATGCCCGCCGTGGAAGCGGCGCGGGACGCGGGGATCGACTACTTCGAAGCCGGCGGCGGGGCCCTGTTCCAGTCGCCCTATTTCTACTGCAACGAGGACGCCTTCGAGCGGATGGACGCCATCCGGGAGGCGGTGGGCCCGGACGCCAACCTGCAGACCCTGTCCCGGGGCGTGAACGTGGTCGGACTGGATTCGCAGCCCAGCGACATCATCCGGCTGCACGCCGAGTTGTTCAAAAAGCACGGCATGACGACCATCCGGAACTTCGACGCCCTGAACGACGTGGAGAATCTCGTGCACAGCGGCCGGTGCATCACGGAAGCCGGTCTCAGGCACCAGGTGTGCGTCACCGTCATGGAACTGCCCCCGGGCTGCGCGGGCGCCCACGACGCGGCGTTCTACACGGACACGTTCAGGAAGATCCTCGACGCGGACATCCCCTTCGACTCGGTGTGTTTCAAGGACGCGTCGGGCACGGCCGTGCCCTCCAAGGTGTTTGAATCCGTCAAGGCCGCCCGGAAGCTGCTGCCCGAGGGGACCTGGATCCACTACCACACCCACGACACGGTCGGCATCTCCGTCGCGGCGTACCAGGCGGCGCTCGAAGCCGGCGCCGACGCCATCGACCTCGCCTTCGCGCCCGTGTCGGGCGGCACTTCCCAGCCGGACATCCTCGTCATGTGGCACGCGCTCCGCGGGACGGACTACGACCTGGACATCGACCCGGACGGCGTGCGCGAAGCGGCGGAGATCCTGAAGGAATGCATGGAAGACTATTTCCTGCCGCCCGAGGCCGTGGCCGTGGAGCCTTTGCTTCCCTGGAGTCCCATGCCGGGCGGCGCGCTGACCGCCAACACGCAGATGCTCCGGGACAACGGGATCATGGACCGCTATCCCGCCATCATCAAGGCCATGAGCGAGGTCGTGGAGAAGGGCGGGTACGGCACGTCGGTCACGCCCGTTTCCCAGTTTTACTTCCAGCAGGCTTTCAACAACGTGATGATGGGCCCCTGGAAGAAGATCGCGGAGGACTACGGACGGATGGTGCTGGGCTATTTCGGCCGGACGCCCGTGCCTCCGGACCCGGTGGTCGTGAACATCGCCTCGGAGCAGCTCGGCCTGCCGCCCAACCGGCGGCCGGTGCTGGAACTCAACGACAACGATCCGAAGAAGGGTGTCGAGGCGGCGCGCAGCGCGCTGAAAGAAGCCGGGATAGAGGACACGGACGAGAACATCTTCATCGTCGCGGCATGCGGCGAGCGGGGGCTGGCCTTCCTCAAGGGCGAAGGGTTCATCGGCGTCCGCAAGAAGTCACCGGCCGACCAGGAGGTGCCGGAGGAGGACGCGATGGCCTCGACGGACGGTCCCCGCGGATACCAGGTGACCGTCAACGGCCGGAGTTACGCGCTGCGGATCGAGGGGAAGACGGCGATCGTGAACGGCAAGGCCTATGACGTCGACCTGCAGCCCGATCAGTCCGAGGCCGCGACAGAGGCGGCGGAACGCGCCGGGACCACGCCGGTCATCGCCCCGATCCCCGGGAAAGTGCTCAAGGTGGCGGTCACGCCCGGACAGGCCGTCGCGGAAGGGGACGTCATCGTGGTCCTGGAAGCCATGAAGATGGAAATGCAGGTCACCGCCGACGTGGCCGGAACCGTGACCCATGTCTCCATAAACCCCGGCGTCCAGGTGATCGCGGGCCAGACGCTGGCCTACCTGGGTTGA
- a CDS encoding serine/threonine protein kinase translates to MRRKHSRILFNSHGRLGVIDLDASVADLDVRVWYPNPDTPGMDSWSWGPVFEDRRRVILSGYEPGKAWEGNVRVHLWIYDLQEDRLLEEIVLKNRPAPFMGCTHILPGEDRLVTNPIIDGKQRIWTMDLDGSDPREITGAEDGFVYCVQISPDGRRFAYHSTMLKGRDSYCIFVSDLGGGNRVEVAGAQGHLYFGPMWSPDGKWLIYQDCRYPDDPGHDWSDLCLGSPDGPDDALHRKVTTGQRQWFATSYGNPNSRGSGSNIAQWTPDGKRVTYTRAEPGSRTAWPYQAQLPDTDHFNRDYFPEDARGGTAICLLDPFTGEESEFIPYEPLVWNFRSAWSRDGSQFAFCRAEVGSPSGIWLVDADGGNARMLTDGYEHLGADHPVWVG, encoded by the coding sequence ATGAGAAGAAAGCACTCCCGGATACTCTTCAACTCCCACGGAAGGCTGGGTGTGATTGATCTGGATGCCTCCGTGGCCGACTTGGACGTGCGGGTCTGGTATCCGAATCCGGACACTCCGGGTATGGACAGCTGGAGTTGGGGACCCGTCTTTGAAGACCGCCGCAGGGTCATTCTGTCCGGCTACGAACCCGGCAAGGCCTGGGAAGGCAATGTGCGGGTCCATCTCTGGATATACGACCTGCAGGAAGACCGGCTGCTGGAGGAGATCGTCCTGAAGAACCGGCCCGCGCCTTTCATGGGGTGCACCCACATCCTGCCGGGCGAGGATCGCCTCGTGACGAACCCGATCATCGACGGGAAACAGCGCATCTGGACCATGGACCTGGACGGATCCGATCCACGGGAGATCACGGGCGCGGAGGACGGGTTCGTCTACTGCGTGCAGATCAGCCCGGACGGACGCAGGTTCGCCTACCATTCCACCATGCTGAAAGGCCGTGACAGCTACTGCATTTTCGTATCGGACCTGGGCGGAGGAAACCGGGTGGAAGTCGCTGGGGCGCAGGGGCACCTGTACTTCGGTCCCATGTGGTCGCCGGACGGGAAGTGGCTGATCTACCAGGACTGCCGCTATCCCGACGACCCGGGACACGACTGGTCCGATCTCTGCCTCGGCAGTCCCGACGGCCCCGATGACGCGCTTCACCGGAAGGTCACCACGGGACAGCGCCAGTGGTTCGCCACGTCCTACGGCAACCCGAACTCGCGGGGTAGCGGTTCCAACATCGCCCAGTGGACCCCGGACGGCAAAAGGGTCACCTACACCCGCGCGGAGCCCGGCTCCCGGACGGCCTGGCCCTACCAGGCGCAACTGCCGGACACCGACCACTTCAACCGGGACTACTTTCCGGAAGACGCCCGCGGCGGCACCGCCATCTGCCTCCTCGATCCCTTCACGGGGGAGGAATCGGAGTTCATTCCCTACGAACCCCTGGTGTGGAACTTCCGATCCGCCTGGTCGCGGGATGGTTCGCAGTTTGCCTTCTGCCGCGCCGAGGTGGGATCACCGAGCGGTATCTGGCTGGTCGATGCCGACGGCGGCAATGCGCGGATGCTGACGGACGGATACGAACACCTGGGTGCGGATCACCCGGTGTGGGTGGGGTAG